In Companilactobacillus allii, one genomic interval encodes:
- a CDS encoding sugar phosphate isomerase/epimerase family protein: MTKSHPITISSWTLGDKCSFEDRVKTASQAGYDGIGLRAETYIDAVNEGLSDDDILAILDKYGIKCTEVEYIVQWCEEPRSYEQKYKEQMCFHMCELFGVKHINTGLMESYSVDYSAKKLQELASRAGKWIIALEPMPYSGLPNLDKTWKIMQKADCDNVMMLLDMWHWVRAGQSYDLLTKEQAKKVISIQIDDAYTRPYAESILRDESMHDRLAPGMGEMDTAGFVKMIKDAGVDPKVIGVEVISDNYLDKGIDYTADYTYKGTIKVLKEAWPEILEDKVRE, encoded by the coding sequence TAAAAACAGCTAGCCAGGCTGGCTACGATGGAATTGGCCTTCGTGCGGAAACTTACATCGATGCGGTAAATGAGGGACTTTCAGATGATGATATTCTGGCAATTTTAGATAAATATGGAATCAAATGTACAGAGGTTGAATACATCGTCCAGTGGTGTGAGGAACCAAGATCATACGAACAAAAATATAAGGAACAAATGTGTTTCCATATGTGTGAATTATTCGGTGTAAAACATATCAACACTGGTCTTATGGAGTCATATTCAGTTGATTATTCAGCTAAGAAGTTACAAGAATTAGCAAGTAGAGCTGGCAAGTGGATCATAGCACTAGAGCCAATGCCTTACAGTGGTCTACCAAATTTGGACAAAACTTGGAAAATCATGCAAAAGGCAGACTGTGACAACGTCATGATGCTTCTTGATATGTGGCACTGGGTAAGAGCGGGTCAATCTTATGATTTGTTAACTAAAGAACAAGCCAAGAAGGTTATTTCGATTCAAATTGACGATGCTTACACACGTCCTTATGCAGAATCAATTCTAAGAGATGAATCGATGCACGACAGATTGGCACCTGGAATGGGTGAGATGGATACCGCTGGATTCGTTAAGATGATCAAAGATGCTGGAGTGGATCCTAAGGTTATCGGTGTGGAAGTTATTTCAGACAATTATCTTGATAAGGGAATAGATTATACGGCTGATTATACATACAAAGGGACAATCAAAGTTTTGAAAGAAGCATGGCCGGAGATTCTAGAAGACAAAGTTAGGGAGTAA